In Acidianus brierleyi, one genomic interval encodes:
- a CDS encoding acetoacetate decarboxylase family protein produces MKKMVMLQNSNNGFTLPLTKNDKSQIVFPPPWYYGVTYISAHVKFTRESANMVLPEFLTTDGEGWVYIADFISTSENNWDYMYQDPDLVQYMEGAIGLKVNFEGKNYLYFPFMWVDKDWALVRGWLDGYPKKIAKISMTKLHPLLPKYNKAEAGLKMGGYAVRGGGVLLRLQVELKEKADSVPLRNFGPFLNIRRFASRGDNEEDLYEVVSRVRDESISGEIWKGKATVELGGYVNDEVDLLKVENVMGGYYYTLYFKVTKTQLLTKNIQNVVKVT; encoded by the coding sequence ATGAAGAAAATGGTTATGCTACAAAACTCAAATAACGGGTTCACTCTACCTTTAACCAAAAATGATAAATCACAAATAGTATTCCCACCACCTTGGTATTATGGTGTAACATATATATCTGCACATGTTAAGTTTACTAGAGAATCGGCAAATATGGTCTTGCCAGAGTTTCTTACTACTGATGGAGAAGGCTGGGTTTATATTGCAGATTTTATATCAACTTCCGAGAATAACTGGGATTACATGTATCAAGATCCTGATTTAGTGCAATATATGGAAGGGGCCATAGGGCTTAAAGTGAACTTTGAAGGTAAAAATTACCTATATTTTCCTTTCATGTGGGTAGATAAAGACTGGGCATTGGTAAGAGGTTGGTTAGACGGTTATCCAAAGAAAATAGCCAAAATATCAATGACAAAATTACATCCGCTACTTCCTAAATATAATAAAGCTGAAGCTGGACTAAAAATGGGAGGTTATGCCGTAAGAGGAGGTGGAGTGTTATTAAGATTGCAAGTAGAGTTAAAAGAAAAAGCAGATTCCGTGCCTTTAAGAAATTTTGGTCCGTTCCTAAATATCAGAAGATTTGCAAGTAGGGGAGATAATGAAGAAGATCTATATGAAGTAGTCAGTAGAGTCAGAGACGAAAGTATTTCTGGCGAAATATGGAAAGGAAAAGCCACAGTAGAACTAGGAGGATATGTTAATGATGAAGTAGATTTACTAAAAGTTGAGAATGTAATGGGGGGATATTACTATACTTTGTATTTTAAAGTTACTAAGACTCAACTATTGACTAAAAATATACAAAATGTAGTAAAAGTAACATAG
- a CDS encoding xanthine dehydrogenase family protein molybdopterin-binding subunit, whose protein sequence is MLKENYEVVSGNTTYVDDIHFDNEVYLYVIRSNYARAKIKSITPPSSSLLFLTGKDFYAEMPAITFPGTKVARMPVLARENVNFFGQPVAAVVTENRYDMEDIADEVSIDYEPETPITNVYESMKDEDIIHPSLRTNISTDNEIKGGNINLKEKAEVFVDREIAQNRIVSNPMEPKGIIAYYKDGSLTLYASVQAPFRIRNDLHEVLGISPENITVIAPKNVGGGFGNKVPGHSEYALASLASIKLGRPVKWIETRKEHLTNPTQGRGVYGKVRLYANKQGITLGIEGEIIVDLGAYNYTINATTPSFIARLLTGPYKMEFISVKARGVFTNLPPTGPYRGAGRPEATLFHETLMEDLANELKMDPVELREKNLINGEYVTPSGLKIDKGGYKEVFNRAKEIYRKIPQKGKSLVVFAEQISVPPGESARVTIGKGKIKIIVPSGPHGQAHRSTFAKLASQVLNVNEDNIEVITGTTIGVKEGVGSFGSRTAAIAGSAVVEASKKILEDLKSRGLTIEEAIKSNEEFSYEVFYKADVIFSPGAHIAVVDIDEYYRPKVVEYYAFDDVGKAIIKEEVEGQVIGGVLQGVSQVLWEEAKYDENGIPLISSIGDEGVPTAKEASYKVITNIVEFPSSLPDGARGVGEAGTTGSVAAVTIALERLLGKKITRTPISLDFALESNK, encoded by the coding sequence ATGTTGAAAGAAAATTATGAGGTAGTGTCAGGTAATACCACGTATGTAGACGATATTCATTTTGATAACGAAGTATATCTATATGTTATAAGATCAAATTACGCGAGGGCAAAAATTAAAAGCATAACGCCACCCTCTAGTTCATTATTATTTCTAACTGGAAAAGACTTTTATGCAGAAATGCCAGCTATTACTTTCCCTGGAACTAAAGTAGCAAGAATGCCGGTCTTAGCTAGAGAAAACGTAAATTTCTTTGGCCAACCAGTAGCTGCAGTAGTGACTGAAAACAGATATGATATGGAAGATATAGCTGACGAGGTAAGTATAGATTATGAGCCTGAGACACCCATTACAAACGTTTATGAGTCAATGAAGGATGAAGATATAATACATCCGAGTTTGCGAACTAATATCTCAACAGATAACGAAATTAAAGGAGGAAATATAAACTTAAAGGAAAAGGCAGAAGTTTTTGTAGATAGAGAAATAGCACAAAATAGAATAGTTTCTAACCCCATGGAGCCTAAAGGAATAATAGCATATTATAAAGACGGATCTCTTACACTCTATGCATCAGTTCAAGCTCCTTTCAGAATAAGGAATGATCTTCATGAAGTTCTTGGCATAAGTCCAGAAAATATTACTGTAATTGCTCCTAAAAATGTGGGAGGAGGATTCGGAAATAAAGTCCCCGGACATTCAGAATATGCATTAGCCTCATTGGCTTCAATAAAGTTAGGAAGACCAGTAAAATGGATAGAGACAAGAAAAGAACACTTAACAAATCCTACTCAAGGGAGAGGAGTTTATGGAAAAGTAAGATTATACGCAAATAAACAAGGCATAACGTTAGGAATTGAGGGAGAAATAATAGTCGATCTAGGAGCATATAATTACACAATTAATGCTACCACTCCGTCCTTTATAGCAAGATTATTGACAGGACCTTATAAAATGGAATTTATTTCCGTGAAGGCTAGAGGAGTATTCACTAATTTGCCTCCTACTGGACCGTACAGAGGAGCTGGAAGACCAGAAGCTACATTATTTCATGAAACACTGATGGAGGATCTTGCTAACGAACTAAAAATGGATCCAGTAGAATTGAGAGAAAAAAATCTCATTAATGGAGAATATGTAACTCCCTCAGGATTAAAAATTGATAAAGGAGGTTATAAGGAAGTATTTAATAGAGCAAAGGAAATTTATAGAAAGATACCACAAAAGGGGAAGTCATTGGTAGTATTCGCGGAACAAATTAGCGTACCTCCCGGAGAATCTGCTAGAGTTACTATAGGTAAAGGAAAGATTAAAATCATTGTTCCAAGCGGTCCTCATGGTCAAGCTCATCGTTCTACTTTTGCTAAACTAGCTTCGCAAGTTCTTAACGTTAATGAAGATAACATAGAAGTTATTACAGGAACTACAATCGGTGTAAAAGAGGGAGTTGGTAGTTTTGGTAGTAGAACTGCAGCTATTGCAGGCTCGGCAGTAGTGGAAGCTAGTAAAAAGATATTAGAAGATCTAAAATCTAGGGGTCTCACGATCGAAGAAGCAATAAAATCTAACGAAGAGTTCTCGTATGAAGTATTTTACAAAGCAGACGTAATATTTTCTCCAGGCGCACATATAGCGGTCGTAGACATTGACGAATATTATCGTCCTAAAGTTGTGGAATATTACGCTTTCGATGACGTTGGTAAGGCTATTATTAAAGAAGAGGTCGAAGGTCAAGTTATAGGTGGCGTTTTGCAAGGCGTATCTCAAGTTTTATGGGAGGAAGCTAAATACGACGAAAATGGAATTCCTTTAATATCTTCAATAGGAGATGAAGGAGTTCCAACTGCAAAGGAGGCTTCGTATAAGGTTATTACTAATATCGTAGAATTTCCTTCATCACTTCCTGACGGCGCCAGAGGAGTAGGTGAAGCTGGAACTACTGGATCCGTGGCAGCAGTGACCATAGCTCTAGAAAGACTTTTAGGCAAAAAAATTACTAGAACTCCCATAAGTCTAGATTTTGCTTTAGAATCTAACAAATAA
- a CDS encoding NUDIX hydrolase, with protein sequence MARYPQILSVHLFLLRDDEILLQLRKNTGYRDGCWSVIAGHVEAKESATNAMMREAKEESGILLDSKDLVLVHVMHRFENQERVDFFFKANKWKGEPVIMEPNKAGALEWVRLSELPYNVVPYVKQAIELGLKKGQIYSEYGWT encoded by the coding sequence ATGGCCAGATATCCTCAAATTCTTTCTGTTCATCTCTTTCTTTTAAGAGATGATGAAATACTCTTACAACTTAGGAAGAATACTGGTTACAGAGACGGTTGTTGGAGCGTTATAGCAGGACACGTAGAAGCTAAAGAGTCTGCTACAAATGCTATGATGAGAGAAGCTAAGGAAGAATCTGGAATATTGTTAGACTCAAAGGACTTAGTTCTAGTTCATGTAATGCATAGATTCGAAAATCAGGAAAGAGTAGATTTTTTCTTTAAGGCAAATAAATGGAAGGGAGAACCAGTGATTATGGAGCCAAACAAGGCGGGAGCATTAGAATGGGTTAGGCTCTCAGAATTACCCTATAATGTAGTACCTTATGTTAAGCAAGCAATAGAACTAGGTCTTAAGAAAGGACAAATATATAGTGAGTACGGATGGACTTGA
- a CDS encoding SDR family oxidoreductase encodes MLDLSGKVAIVTGSGRGIGRSVAIRLAKEGVKVMVNAKKGVEEAKETLELIEKTGGEGEISIADVSTREGCRKLKEDTIKKFGKIDILINNAGLGLYSYFIEADDKMIEKQLDVTLKSVIFCSQEIGKELDKEGSIINISSIAGLIPARGLSIYGAAKAGIISLTRSMAVELSPVRVNAIAPGVVKTKMGDSLLNIYKRSEEDFSKEKTLLGRIVEPDEIAEIIATILKIPTITGQVIVIDSGESLLGIL; translated from the coding sequence ATTCTAGATCTATCTGGTAAAGTAGCTATCGTAACTGGATCTGGAAGAGGGATAGGTAGAAGTGTAGCTATAAGGTTAGCTAAAGAAGGCGTTAAAGTTATGGTAAATGCAAAAAAGGGAGTGGAGGAAGCTAAGGAAACATTAGAGCTTATTGAAAAAACTGGGGGAGAAGGAGAAATCTCTATTGCAGACGTATCTACCAGAGAAGGTTGTAGAAAACTAAAGGAAGATACGATTAAAAAATTTGGAAAAATAGATATTTTGATAAATAATGCGGGTCTAGGATTATATTCCTATTTTATTGAAGCAGACGATAAGATGATAGAAAAGCAATTAGATGTAACATTAAAATCAGTTATATTCTGCTCTCAAGAGATAGGGAAAGAGTTGGATAAAGAAGGAAGCATAATTAATATCTCTTCAATAGCAGGTTTGATACCAGCAAGGGGTCTTTCAATATACGGTGCAGCAAAAGCAGGTATAATATCCTTAACAAGATCCATGGCAGTGGAACTTTCTCCCGTTAGAGTTAATGCCATTGCGCCAGGAGTAGTAAAAACCAAAATGGGAGATAGTCTACTCAATATTTATAAAAGAAGTGAGGAAGATTTCTCCAAAGAGAAAACTCTATTAGGAAGAATAGTTGAGCCTGATGAAATAGCCGAAATTATTGCGACTATTCTAAAAATACCTACTATTACAGGCCAGGTAATAGTAATAGATTCTGGAGAATCATTACTTGGAATCTTATAA
- a CDS encoding aldo/keto reductase, whose product MEFRDFGKTGVKVSVIGMGTYYDPQWIVLSRIGITPSKERRIQALRTGLEGGINFIDTAELYNTEDLVAEAIKDYDREKLFIATKVWPSHLKYNSLIKASKNSLKRLKTKYIDLYQIHFPSRTVPIEESMRAMEKLVDDGIIRFIGVSNFNLEQLKKAQNSLKKYEISSIQMPYSLVDRRIENDIIPYAKENKIAVICYYPLGHGRLAKQFPSDAVDLIRKNHGERTFAQIALNWIISKHDNTFPIPRASNPVHVKENLDAVGWRLSPEEIENLEKYF is encoded by the coding sequence ATGGAGTTTAGAGATTTCGGAAAAACAGGAGTAAAAGTATCAGTAATAGGTATGGGAACATATTACGATCCTCAATGGATAGTCCTTTCAAGAATTGGGATAACTCCTTCCAAGGAAAGAAGGATACAAGCATTAAGAACCGGATTGGAAGGTGGTATAAATTTTATAGATACTGCTGAGCTTTATAATACTGAAGATTTAGTTGCAGAAGCAATAAAGGATTACGATAGGGAAAAGTTGTTTATAGCGACTAAAGTTTGGCCTTCACATCTAAAATATAATTCACTGATTAAGGCTTCAAAAAATAGCCTAAAGAGACTGAAGACAAAATATATAGATCTTTATCAAATACATTTTCCTTCAAGAACAGTGCCTATAGAGGAATCAATGAGAGCTATGGAGAAACTAGTGGATGATGGCATAATTAGATTTATAGGAGTTAGTAATTTTAACTTGGAACAATTGAAAAAGGCACAGAATTCTCTTAAAAAATACGAAATATCGTCCATTCAAATGCCTTATAGTTTAGTTGATAGAAGAATAGAGAATGACATAATACCATATGCTAAAGAAAACAAAATCGCCGTTATATGTTATTATCCTCTTGGTCATGGAAGGTTAGCAAAACAGTTCCCTTCCGATGCAGTAGATCTAATAAGAAAGAATCACGGCGAAAGAACTTTTGCTCAAATAGCGCTAAATTGGATAATAAGTAAGCATGATAATACTTTTCCAATACCAAGGGCATCAAATCCCGTTCATGTAAAAGAAAATTTAGACGCAGTAGGATGGAGACTTTCTCCAGAGGAGATTGAAAATCTTGAGAAATATTTCTAA
- a CDS encoding MaoC family dehydratase: MSLECFLAWTELLENIEKTNPEKKNDPPPSGPFFDDFKVGMKFKSKIGRTITDVDNIWFTLLTNNNNQIHFNKDYVEKFYSEKPFEGKLVVNGFLTLAIAAGLLIEYTSSMGFMLGIDNVKFVHPVFPGDTLYSEAEVIEVRESKSMPQYGIIKIRTEGYNQKGEKVIEFDRAFMVPKKT; this comes from the coding sequence ATGAGCCTAGAATGCTTTTTAGCTTGGACAGAACTCTTAGAAAATATAGAAAAAACAAATCCAGAAAAGAAAAATGATCCACCACCTTCAGGACCGTTTTTTGACGATTTTAAAGTAGGTATGAAATTTAAGAGTAAAATAGGAAGAACAATAACAGACGTCGATAATATATGGTTTACTCTATTAACAAATAATAACAATCAAATTCATTTTAATAAAGATTATGTGGAGAAATTTTATTCTGAAAAGCCATTTGAAGGAAAATTGGTAGTTAATGGTTTCTTAACTTTAGCAATAGCTGCAGGTCTTCTCATAGAATACACAAGTAGCATGGGATTCATGTTAGGCATAGATAATGTTAAATTTGTGCATCCGGTTTTCCCTGGAGATACTCTCTACTCCGAGGCAGAGGTAATAGAAGTTAGAGAATCAAAAAGCATGCCACAATACGGTATCATAAAAATTAGAACTGAAGGATACAATCAAAAAGGGGAGAAGGTTATAGAATTTGATAGAGCCTTTATGGTTCCTAAAAAGACTTAG
- a CDS encoding dienelactone hydrolase family protein translates to MSQITSSEVAIRGDREIKEYVASPENPKAGIIVIHEIWGLNDNIKDIVNRFAKEGYYVVAPHLYSQDFMNEENIKSTMTKFWSIPAEKRGDEIYIQKVYESSTDVQKKIIDVLVMNRENTMKQMIKDLVSVYSNLKNTLNKKIGAIGFCMGGGLAFELATEVELDAVTVFYGANPNPLEKISKIKGPILGIYAGEDRNIDSGLPDLLKAIIEYKKDLELKIYPGTQHAFFNDRGPVYNKDAAEDAWNRTIRFFSRWLS, encoded by the coding sequence ATGTCACAGATAACTTCTTCAGAAGTAGCAATAAGGGGAGATAGAGAAATTAAGGAATATGTAGCTAGCCCAGAAAATCCCAAAGCAGGTATAATAGTTATTCATGAAATATGGGGATTAAATGACAACATAAAAGATATAGTTAATAGATTTGCTAAAGAAGGCTATTATGTTGTAGCTCCACATCTTTATTCCCAGGATTTTATGAATGAAGAAAATATTAAAAGTACAATGACGAAATTCTGGTCAATTCCTGCAGAAAAGAGGGGAGACGAAATATACATTCAAAAAGTATATGAGAGTTCTACAGACGTTCAAAAAAAGATTATAGACGTTTTAGTAATGAATAGAGAAAATACTATGAAACAGATGATAAAAGATTTAGTTTCAGTATATTCAAATCTAAAAAATACATTAAACAAGAAGATAGGAGCAATAGGATTCTGTATGGGCGGAGGATTAGCTTTTGAGTTAGCTACGGAAGTAGAATTAGATGCGGTTACAGTATTTTACGGAGCAAATCCCAATCCCTTAGAGAAAATTTCAAAAATAAAGGGTCCAATACTAGGTATCTATGCAGGAGAGGATAGAAACATCGACTCAGGTTTACCGGATCTATTAAAGGCAATAATAGAATATAAGAAAGACCTGGAACTCAAGATTTATCCGGGAACACAACACGCTTTCTTTAATGACAGGGGTCCAGTTTATAATAAAGACGCTGCTGAAGATGCGTGGAATAGGACAATTAGATTCTTCTCCAGGTGGCTTTCATGA
- a CDS encoding class I SAM-dependent methyltransferase: MTVMQVDDRHIPPFILSMPIRKLFENPYRTLSPFVKKGMTVLDHGCGPGFYTIPLAYLVGEKGMVYAVDSDRKSIQALEDKLKKKGIKNVETFLSRDLSFIPSSSIDFLLSKDVLCCTVLHKELAKEIERVLKPGGRALVTIRRGRGKDPRGISAEEFFSLFEYIEKRGVSRFSAWVVLNKR, encoded by the coding sequence ATGACAGTTATGCAAGTGGATGATAGACATATTCCCCCTTTTATATTGTCAATGCCCATTAGGAAACTCTTTGAAAACCCTTACAGAACTTTAAGTCCTTTTGTGAAAAAAGGAATGACAGTTTTGGATCATGGTTGCGGTCCGGGGTTCTACACTATTCCTTTAGCATATTTAGTAGGTGAAAAAGGTATGGTTTATGCTGTAGATTCTGATAGAAAGTCAATTCAAGCTTTAGAAGATAAGTTAAAAAAGAAGGGTATAAAAAACGTTGAGACTTTTTTATCGAGAGATTTAAGCTTTATTCCTTCTTCATCTATAGATTTTTTACTTTCTAAGGACGTTCTTTGTTGCACTGTACTACATAAGGAATTGGCTAAGGAAATAGAAAGAGTTCTTAAGCCTGGAGGTAGAGCTTTAGTAACGATAAGAAGAGGTAGGGGAAAGGATCCTAGAGGTATTTCAGCAGAAGAATTTTTCTCATTATTTGAGTATATAGAAAAAAGAGGGGTTTCTAGATTTAGTGCATGGGTTGTATTAAACAAGCGTTAG
- a CDS encoding MFS transporter, giving the protein MDKRSLVLTVVVLGVLMGAVDSTIVILALPTIVQSLHSNLFTMIWIILIYLLEIAVLTTQLGRLGDSYGRAKIYNLGFIVFTIGSALCGASPTAYFLIGSRGIQAVGASMMQANSGAIVSDYFPPNVRGRAFGFTSIGWNVGAILGIVLGGIITTFIGWRYIFYINVPIGIIAAIVGLRVVKDVNKIKSKVDIPGLVLFGTSLSLITYGSADIAGEGVVLKNELMIIIGILLLVPFVLIERKTKFPLIDLKVFRNRVLTSSLLASFFQSTGYLATAFLLIMYLQGIRGLTPFNASLLLIPGYILASMVGPFAGRLSDKIGARIPATLGIGLMAIVAAYYATQLTLVTPYIDIILISVVGGLGSSLFFPANNSAVMANTPKKLYGGISGILRTLGNTGILLSYVITITVASLAVPRYVAFEVFLGTSNLIGGVASKFLIGLHAAFLVSIGILAVAAILSAIRGKEVRANTIEI; this is encoded by the coding sequence ATGGATAAGAGATCCTTAGTTCTAACTGTGGTTGTTCTGGGTGTATTAATGGGAGCCGTAGATTCTACAATTGTCATATTAGCTTTGCCTACAATAGTACAGAGTCTTCATTCAAATTTATTTACAATGATATGGATTATTCTGATTTACCTTCTGGAAATAGCTGTGTTAACTACACAGTTAGGTAGATTAGGAGACTCTTACGGTAGAGCTAAAATTTACAATCTAGGTTTCATAGTATTTACAATAGGATCGGCATTGTGTGGAGCTTCACCAACAGCCTATTTCCTTATAGGCTCAAGAGGAATTCAAGCCGTAGGAGCTTCAATGATGCAAGCAAATAGCGGTGCCATAGTTTCTGACTATTTCCCTCCTAACGTAAGAGGAAGGGCATTTGGTTTCACGTCCATCGGATGGAACGTTGGAGCAATTTTAGGAATAGTTTTAGGAGGAATAATAACTACTTTCATAGGATGGAGATACATATTTTACATAAATGTTCCTATTGGTATAATTGCAGCAATAGTAGGACTAAGAGTAGTTAAAGACGTCAATAAAATTAAAAGCAAAGTTGACATTCCAGGATTAGTCTTATTTGGAACTTCTTTATCCCTAATAACTTATGGAAGCGCTGATATAGCAGGAGAAGGAGTGGTTCTTAAGAACGAACTCATGATAATAATAGGGATTCTATTACTTGTTCCATTTGTTCTTATAGAAAGAAAAACTAAGTTTCCTTTAATAGATCTAAAGGTATTCAGAAATAGAGTTTTAACCTCGTCTTTATTAGCATCATTTTTCCAAAGTACCGGATATTTAGCTACTGCTTTTTTACTCATAATGTATTTACAAGGAATAAGAGGTCTTACTCCATTTAATGCGTCATTATTGCTAATACCGGGATATATATTGGCGAGCATGGTAGGACCTTTTGCTGGAAGGCTTTCAGATAAGATAGGGGCTAGGATTCCAGCAACGCTCGGAATAGGTCTAATGGCCATAGTAGCTGCGTATTATGCGACTCAACTCACCTTAGTAACGCCTTATATTGACATTATCTTGATTTCCGTAGTGGGAGGTTTAGGCTCATCGTTGTTTTTCCCAGCTAATAATAGTGCAGTTATGGCAAACACTCCTAAAAAACTATACGGAGGAATTTCAGGGATTCTAAGAACCCTGGGAAATACTGGAATACTTCTAAGTTACGTAATAACGATAACCGTAGCCTCATTAGCCGTACCTAGATATGTAGCTTTTGAGGTATTCTTAGGAACTTCCAATCTAATTGGAGGAGTAGCATCTAAGTTCCTTATAGGCTTGCACGCAGCTTTCCTCGTATCTATAGGAATTTTAGCAGTTGCAGCAATACTTTCAGCAATAAGAGGAAAAGAAGTTAGAGCAAATACAATAGAAATCTAA
- a CDS encoding PadR family transcriptional regulator — protein MMSYQKGRLKFLVLWLLSQSPKRGIDIIDDISKMTWGWWKPSPGSIYPLLSTLEKDGEITRKENGIYEITQKGIEEISDFLPPRYKGSVETGVEELESLMDFFEDMGKDNLLPYKNRLIKAKDRLERLIE, from the coding sequence ATGATGAGCTACCAAAAAGGTAGGTTAAAATTCCTTGTTCTCTGGCTTCTCAGTCAATCCCCAAAAAGGGGAATTGATATAATTGACGATATATCGAAAATGACGTGGGGTTGGTGGAAACCATCGCCCGGCTCAATATATCCTTTATTATCAACTTTGGAGAAGGATGGAGAAATAACAAGAAAAGAGAATGGAATTTATGAAATTACACAAAAAGGTATAGAGGAAATAAGTGATTTTCTTCCACCAAGATATAAGGGTAGTGTAGAAACTGGAGTAGAAGAATTAGAAAGCTTAATGGACTTCTTTGAAGATATGGGAAAGGATAACTTACTACCGTATAAAAATAGGCTAATCAAGGCAAAGGATAGGTTAGAGAGGCTGATAGAATGA
- a CDS encoding ATP-binding cassette domain-containing protein, which produces MSEIKAINLTKKFGNFTAVDHINFDVEKGEIFGFLGPNGAGKSTTIKMLTTVLKPTEGTAIVNGYDIIKNPSLVRQSIGVVPQEYTADEDLTGWDNMMFMAGVYGIPNSVAKEKAEELLKMVELTQAAKRKVSSYSGGMRRRLEIAMSLISRPAVLFLDEPTLGLDAQTRNAIWTYVMKLKKEFDMTIFVTTHYLEEADMYCDRIAIIDRGKIIKIGSPKELKESIGGDMVTVEVNDIEKAIKTLSEIDGILEIKNRDSQIRMKVKNGEEIAPKIMETLVKNNIKVIRLSISQPTMDEVYMEYTGKSLRDEQSSSEEAFGLMRTMRRARS; this is translated from the coding sequence ATGAGCGAAATTAAAGCAATAAATTTAACTAAAAAATTTGGAAATTTTACAGCAGTAGATCATATAAACTTTGATGTAGAAAAAGGAGAAATATTCGGATTTCTGGGCCCGAACGGAGCTGGAAAAAGCACAACAATAAAAATGTTAACAACAGTCTTAAAGCCTACTGAGGGAACGGCTATTGTTAACGGTTATGATATAATTAAAAATCCTTCTTTAGTAAGGCAATCCATAGGTGTCGTACCCCAAGAATATACTGCTGACGAAGATCTAACAGGGTGGGATAACATGATGTTTATGGCTGGAGTTTACGGCATACCTAACAGTGTTGCAAAAGAAAAAGCTGAAGAACTTCTTAAAATGGTAGAATTAACTCAAGCTGCAAAAAGAAAAGTTTCCAGTTATTCCGGTGGAATGAGAAGAAGATTAGAAATTGCTATGTCATTAATAAGCAGGCCTGCAGTACTTTTCCTGGATGAACCTACACTAGGCTTAGATGCTCAAACTAGAAACGCTATATGGACGTATGTTATGAAATTAAAGAAAGAATTTGACATGACTATCTTTGTAACTACTCATTACCTTGAAGAAGCCGATATGTATTGTGATAGAATTGCTATAATAGATAGAGGAAAGATAATAAAGATTGGAAGTCCTAAAGAACTTAAGGAGAGTATTGGAGGAGATATGGTTACAGTAGAGGTCAATGATATTGAAAAAGCAATTAAAACGCTCTCAGAAATAGACGGTATCCTGGAAATTAAAAATAGGGATTCACAAATAAGGATGAAGGTGAAAAACGGAGAGGAGATTGCTCCAAAAATAATGGAAACTTTAGTAAAGAATAATATAAAGGTTATTAGATTATCTATTTCCCAACCTACTATGGACGAAGTTTATATGGAATATACTGGAAAGAGCCTGAGAGACGAACAATCTAGTTCAGAAGAGGCTTTTGGATTAATGAGAACCATGAGGAGGGCGAGATCATGA
- a CDS encoding ABC transporter permease, with protein sequence MEEKIEEEKRNKSIFHGFWTLTNRELKKWYKAPVILLLSLIQPIFWIVLFGKSMNLGKIFTGTAISIPGLVVPKEVLDQIGQEVLKATFGTTDYFSFLAAGMLSFITLFTSMQSGMSVVWDRRLGFLDRLLTTPIPRGSIIMSKVMSSVIRSLVQATIVLVAATLLGMTFAPGINVMDFLGAYSALFLMSLGLSALFIMLAIRATSWESQMAIMNLLNLPLLFTSNAFYPISAMPSWLKPIAEINPLTYSNEAIRNMLLGIPSSLTIDFIYLGMFAIILSAIGIILSWKYLSE encoded by the coding sequence ATGGAAGAAAAAATAGAGGAAGAAAAAAGAAATAAGTCGATATTTCATGGATTTTGGACATTAACTAATAGGGAACTTAAGAAATGGTATAAAGCTCCAGTAATACTACTATTATCATTAATTCAACCCATATTTTGGATAGTACTCTTCGGAAAATCCATGAATTTAGGAAAGATATTTACTGGAACAGCCATCTCAATACCAGGATTAGTAGTTCCTAAGGAAGTTCTAGATCAGATAGGCCAAGAAGTTCTAAAGGCGACTTTTGGAACTACTGATTACTTCTCTTTTCTAGCAGCTGGAATGTTATCTTTCATAACTTTATTTACATCAATGCAGAGCGGAATGTCAGTAGTCTGGGATAGGAGACTAGGATTTCTAGATAGATTACTAACAACTCCAATACCAAGAGGAAGTATAATTATGAGCAAAGTAATGTCCTCAGTTATAAGATCATTAGTTCAAGCTACTATAGTTTTAGTAGCCGCAACTTTACTAGGGATGACATTCGCTCCAGGGATAAATGTCATGGATTTCTTGGGAGCATATTCCGCATTGTTCTTAATGTCACTAGGTCTTTCAGCACTTTTCATAATGTTAGCAATAAGAGCTACCAGTTGGGAATCACAAATGGCTATAATGAACTTACTAAACTTACCTTTATTGTTCACAAGCAATGCATTCTATCCTATAAGCGCAATGCCAAGCTGGCTAAAACCAATAGCCGAAATAAATCCTCTTACCTACTCTAATGAAGCAATAAGAAATATGTTATTAGGGATACCAAGTAGTTTAACAATTGACTTTATTTACCTAGGAATGTTCGCAATTATACTATCAGCAATAGGTATAATATTATCCTGGAAATATCTTTCAGAATAG